A region from the Leucoraja erinacea ecotype New England chromosome 18, Leri_hhj_1, whole genome shotgun sequence genome encodes:
- the cdkn1cb gene encoding cyclin-dependent kinase inhibitor 1C: MSSVQQLFGGSVERMAARRSFPHHATTAVCRSLFGPIDHEELRREAKNKLREISEQAQQKWNFNFATDTPLEGGEYQWEEGSDVPVFYREIIQRGKVRLQCPALESCNSDSESCAPAGLDSPDIVQRLSGLENGETNQENRSDNLHSGIKTGRVACARKKGSTGHITDFFVKRKRTIGDKAPSENGSLPGEQTPRKRIR, from the exons ATGTCCAGCGTGCAGCAACTTTTCGGCGGCAGTGTGGAGAGGATGGCGGCTAGAAGGAGCTTTCCTCACCACGCCACCACCGCCGTGTGTAGGAGCCTCTTCGGACCCATTGACCACGAGGAGCTGCGACGGGAGGCCAAGAACAAGCTGCGGGAGATCAGCGAACAGGCCCAACAGAAGTGGAATTTCAACTTCGCCACGGACACCCCGCTGGAAGGTGGCGAGTACCAGTGGGAGGAAGGCAGCGACGTGCCCGTCTTCTACCGGGAAATCATCCAGAGGGGGAAGGTCCGTCTGCAGTGTCCGGCTCTCGAGTCCTGCAACTCTGATAGCGAGAGCTGTGCTCCCGCCGgcctggactcccccgacatcgtcCAGCGGTTATCGGGGCTGGAAAACGGAGAGACCAACCAAGAAAACCGATCGGATAACTTGCACTCAGGAATTAAAACGGGCAGAGTGGCGTGCGCTCGGAAAAAGGGCTCAACGGGGCACATCACAG ATTTTTTCGTCAAACGAAAAAGGACGATTGGAGACAAAGCTCCCAGTGAGAACGGATCTCTGCCGGGAGAACAAACTCCACGCAAGAGAATacgatag